A DNA window from Altererythrobacter sp. B11 contains the following coding sequences:
- the rpmE gene encoding 50S ribosomal protein L31, with protein sequence MKADTHPDYHMITVKMTDGTEFQTRSTWGSEGDTMSLEIDPTSHPAWTGGTQRLQDGGRVAQFNKRFGGLSLKKK encoded by the coding sequence ATGAAGGCCGATACGCATCCCGATTACCACATGATCACCGTCAAGATGACCGACGGCACCGAGTTCCAGACGCGCTCCACTTGGGGCAGCGAAGGTGACACGATGTCGCTGGAAATCGACCCGACGAGCCACCCGGCCTGGACGGGCGGCACGCAGCGTCTGCAGGATGGCGGCCGCGTGGCGCAGTTCAACAAGCGTTTCGGCGGTCTTTCGCTGAAGAAGAAGTAA
- the fabZ gene encoding 3-hydroxyacyl-ACP dehydratase FabZ — protein MSEAAEYDIAKVLKALPHRYPMLLVDRVKALKVDEEIHAVKAVSFNEAFFQGHFPGRPIMPGVLQIEALAQAAGILAVETLELAGSGKLVYFMAIEEAKFRSPVEPGCLLDLQAGFVQKRARVCKFWGKASVEGKVTCEVNFTAMIADAPAD, from the coding sequence ATGAGCGAGGCGGCAGAATACGATATCGCCAAGGTGCTGAAGGCGCTGCCGCACCGCTACCCCATGCTGCTCGTCGACCGGGTGAAAGCCCTCAAGGTCGATGAGGAGATTCATGCGGTGAAGGCGGTGAGCTTCAACGAAGCCTTCTTCCAGGGCCATTTCCCCGGCCGCCCGATCATGCCCGGCGTGCTCCAGATCGAAGCGCTGGCGCAGGCCGCGGGTATATTGGCGGTGGAAACGCTCGAACTCGCCGGCAGCGGCAAGCTCGTGTATTTCATGGCCATCGAGGAGGCGAAGTTCCGCAGCCCGGTGGAGCCCGGCTGCCTGCTCGACCTGCAGGCGGGCTTCGTGCAGAAGCGCGCGCGGGTCTGCAAGTTCTGGGGCAAGGCAAGCGTGGAGGGCAAGGTCACCTGCGAGGTGAACTTCACCGCCATGATCGCGGACGCCCCCGCCGATTGA
- a CDS encoding OmpH family outer membrane protein has translation MKHFLKPALAAGIAIAALTAPALVAPAAAQAVQGVGVVNLPAVAVNSAAYKAAQTQRPVTYKAQIDQANARRTQIEQQLQPMAQKLQTDSQAAGANQAALQQQAQQIQQIQEAGNRELQQILQPVAYSQAYVEEQIDEKLQVALKNVAAAKKITLILTPDNIVYADNAYNINQPVLDELNKLLPTAQLVPPEGWVPREVREQQAQQAAQQQAAQPQQQAAPAAAGR, from the coding sequence ATGAAGCATTTCCTCAAGCCGGCTCTCGCGGCCGGAATCGCCATCGCCGCCCTCACTGCACCCGCGCTTGTTGCGCCGGCTGCCGCACAGGCGGTGCAGGGCGTGGGCGTCGTCAATCTTCCGGCGGTGGCGGTGAATTCCGCCGCCTACAAGGCTGCGCAGACCCAGCGCCCGGTGACCTACAAGGCGCAGATCGACCAGGCCAATGCGCGGCGCACGCAGATCGAACAGCAGCTGCAGCCGATGGCGCAGAAGCTGCAGACCGACAGCCAGGCGGCCGGCGCCAACCAGGCCGCGCTGCAGCAGCAGGCTCAGCAGATCCAGCAGATCCAGGAAGCGGGCAATCGCGAACTGCAGCAGATCCTGCAGCCGGTCGCCTACAGCCAGGCCTATGTCGAGGAACAGATCGACGAGAAGCTGCAGGTTGCGCTGAAGAATGTCGCTGCGGCGAAGAAGATCACGCTGATCCTGACGCCGGACAACATCGTCTATGCGGACAACGCCTATAACATCAACCAGCCGGTGCTGGACGAGCTGAACAAGCTGCTCCCCACCGCGCAGCTGGTGCCGCCGGAAGGCTGGGTGCCGCGCGAAGTGCGTGAGCAGCAGGCGCAGCAGGCGGCGCAGCAGCAGGCGGCCCAGCCGCAGCAGCAGGCCGCGCCGGCGGCCGCCGGCCGCTGA
- the bamA gene encoding outer membrane protein assembly factor BamA encodes MSGRAKTIPVSHFAAGLLGCTMLAGLPCAAAAQDAAAEGQTPAPTPSASPAPTAAAAPAPEGEVIRTIAVAGAQRLEPETIVSYIRLRPGDTYTAAAADQALKDIAATELFSAYSIENNGGNVVIRVTENPVINRIVLEGNKRLKDDKILPEIQLAPRQIFTRSKVRADVARIIELYKRQGRFAATVEPQMVKLDQNRVDVVFEITEGPKSKVRKINIIGNENFSDGELKGEMVTKETGLLKIFSSGTSYDPDRLAFDQQQLRAFYLENGYADFRVVSAVAELTPDKKDFIITYVVEEGDRYKFADVSVESQLRDFDSNVMTRALPMKTGDWYNAKLVEDTVEQLNETAGTFGYAFADVDPQFTPHRDDRTMDVKFVIREAPRVYVESINVNGNTLTQDKVIRREFRIAEGDAFSSLQVKRSTARINSLGYFQENFEIDQVEGSSPDRIVLEANVQEQATGELSLSAGFSSLESFIFQGSIRQRNFRGRGQTVGLSLNYSSYSRAGSISFTEPYLFDKNISAGIDIYRRDYNNGYYNRRSATYESATTGMQLRVGVPLSEYLTAFARYTFNYDDISVDRNQFYTVDDNGDLTCSPLLAGRYLCDAVGKRTSSILGASLVYSTLDSRLRPTRGETATVGLDFAGVGGDTRYVRLTAEAAKYWQLGPGWIFSVTGQSGYIKGLRDRGAGTDDVLLTDRFFLGEPDIRGFDIRGVGPRVVRRFYDSEGVLQPYDANNNYDDALGGKAMYLAKAELEIPLGSGARELGLRPSIFLDAGAVFNVKRPTLTSSPFPGGTPIPQRDQDGNLLYLQPVFNDAGTQTGTVAVTNPTAPNGEANQPFLRTTIPPFEEQFLGDTPKPRVAVGIGVNWNSPFGPFRINFAYPLLKQEGDDTKRFSFNVGTQF; translated from the coding sequence ATGAGCGGTAGGGCCAAGACGATTCCGGTCTCCCATTTCGCGGCGGGCCTGCTGGGCTGCACGATGCTGGCGGGCCTGCCCTGCGCAGCGGCCGCGCAGGATGCGGCGGCCGAAGGGCAGACGCCCGCGCCGACCCCTTCCGCCAGCCCTGCGCCTACCGCTGCCGCTGCGCCGGCCCCGGAAGGGGAGGTGATCCGCACCATCGCCGTGGCGGGCGCCCAGCGGCTCGAGCCTGAAACCATCGTCAGCTACATTCGCCTGCGGCCGGGCGACACTTACACTGCGGCCGCCGCCGACCAGGCGCTGAAGGATATTGCCGCGACCGAGCTGTTCTCCGCTTATTCGATCGAGAACAACGGCGGCAATGTGGTGATCCGGGTGACGGAAAACCCGGTGATTAACCGCATCGTGCTGGAAGGCAACAAGCGGCTGAAGGACGACAAGATCCTTCCGGAAATCCAGCTGGCGCCGCGGCAGATCTTCACCCGGTCCAAGGTGCGCGCCGACGTGGCCCGCATCATCGAGCTCTACAAGCGGCAGGGCCGCTTCGCAGCGACGGTGGAGCCGCAGATGGTCAAGCTCGACCAGAACCGCGTGGACGTGGTGTTCGAGATCACCGAAGGCCCCAAGTCCAAGGTCCGCAAGATCAACATCATCGGCAACGAAAATTTCTCCGACGGGGAATTGAAGGGCGAGATGGTGACGAAGGAAACGGGGCTGCTGAAGATCTTCAGCTCCGGCACCAGCTACGACCCGGACCGGCTCGCCTTCGACCAGCAGCAGCTGCGCGCCTTCTATCTCGAGAACGGCTATGCCGATTTCCGCGTGGTGTCCGCCGTGGCGGAGCTGACGCCGGACAAGAAGGACTTCATCATCACCTATGTGGTGGAGGAAGGCGACCGCTACAAATTCGCCGATGTCTCGGTGGAAAGCCAGCTGCGCGACTTCGACAGCAATGTGATGACCCGCGCGCTCCCGATGAAGACCGGCGACTGGTATAATGCCAAGCTGGTCGAAGACACGGTGGAGCAGCTGAACGAGACGGCGGGCACCTTCGGCTATGCGTTTGCCGACGTGGACCCGCAGTTCACCCCGCATCGCGACGATCGCACGATGGATGTGAAGTTCGTCATCCGCGAAGCGCCGCGCGTGTACGTCGAATCGATCAACGTCAACGGCAACACGCTGACGCAGGACAAGGTGATCCGCCGCGAATTCCGCATCGCGGAAGGCGATGCCTTCAGCTCGCTGCAGGTCAAGCGGTCCACCGCGCGCATCAACTCGCTGGGCTATTTCCAGGAGAATTTCGAGATCGACCAGGTGGAGGGCAGCTCGCCCGACCGGATCGTGCTCGAAGCCAATGTGCAGGAACAGGCGACCGGCGAACTTTCGCTCTCGGCGGGCTTCTCCAGCCTGGAAAGCTTCATCTTCCAGGGCTCGATCCGCCAGCGCAACTTCCGCGGGCGGGGCCAGACGGTGGGCCTCTCGCTCAACTATTCCAGCTATTCGCGCGCCGGATCGATCAGCTTCACTGAGCCCTATCTGTTCGACAAGAACATCTCGGCCGGGATCGATATCTACCGCCGCGATTACAACAACGGCTATTACAACCGCCGTTCCGCCACCTATGAATCGGCGACCACCGGCATGCAGCTGCGCGTGGGCGTGCCGCTCAGCGAATATCTGACGGCTTTCGCGCGCTACACCTTCAATTACGACGACATTTCGGTCGATCGGAACCAGTTCTACACCGTCGATGACAATGGCGATTTGACCTGCAGCCCGCTGCTGGCCGGCCGCTATCTTTGCGATGCGGTGGGCAAGCGGACCAGCTCGATCCTGGGGGCGTCGCTGGTTTACAGCACGCTGGACAGCCGCCTCCGTCCGACGCGCGGCGAAACGGCGACTGTGGGCCTCGATTTCGCCGGCGTGGGAGGCGACACGCGCTATGTCCGCCTGACCGCCGAAGCGGCGAAGTACTGGCAGCTCGGCCCGGGCTGGATTTTCTCCGTCACCGGCCAGTCCGGCTACATCAAGGGCCTGCGCGACCGCGGCGCCGGCACGGATGACGTGCTGCTGACGGACCGCTTCTTCCTGGGCGAGCCGGATATCCGCGGCTTCGATATTCGCGGCGTCGGCCCGCGCGTGGTGCGCCGCTTCTACGACAGCGAGGGCGTGCTCCAGCCCTATGACGCGAACAACAATTATGACGACGCGCTGGGCGGCAAGGCGATGTATCTCGCCAAGGCCGAACTGGAGATTCCGCTGGGTTCGGGCGCGCGTGAACTGGGCCTGCGCCCCTCGATCTTCCTCGATGCCGGCGCCGTATTCAATGTGAAGCGGCCCACGCTGACGAGCAGCCCGTTCCCCGGCGGCACGCCGATCCCGCAGCGCGATCAGGATGGCAATCTGCTGTATCTGCAACCGGTGTTCAACGATGCCGGAACGCAGACGGGCACGGTGGCGGTGACCAATCCCACTGCGCCGAACGGCGAGGCGAACCAGCCTTTCCTGCGGACCACCATTCCGCCTTTCGAAGAGCAATTCCTCGGTGATACGCCCAAGCCACGCGTGGCGGTAGGCATCGGGGTGAACTGGAACTCGCCCTTCGGCCCGTTCCGCATCAACTTCGCCTATCCCCTGCTGAAGCAGGAAGGCGATGACACGAAACGATTCTCCTTCAACGTAGGGACCCAATTCTGA
- the rseP gene encoding RIP metalloprotease RseP, with the protein MFESPPFWMWILGFLLVLGPLVTLHEFGHYLVGRLFGVKADAFSVGFGKEIAGFTDRRGTRWKLSALPLGGYVQFAGDMNPASQPSAEWLSLPEEERNRTFQSKPLWQRALIVAAGPLTNFLIAIAILGSFNLLYGKLVTPPVVEVVAEGSAAAEAGIEPGDRILSINGREMQSFEDLARWVSLYPGEPVTVRLERDGETRSLPAVLGTVHEQDRFGNEFKIGQLGIGSSQREVAAVGPVEALGLGVTQTGETVRAMVTGIWQIVTGRRSVEELGGPIKIAKFSGEQLSLGWRNFVGFAALISINLAFINLLPIPALDGGHLAFYAAEAVRRKPASARSQEWAFKTGIAFVLALMLFVTINDIVSLPIFGS; encoded by the coding sequence TTGTTCGAATCTCCGCCCTTCTGGATGTGGATCCTCGGCTTCCTGCTCGTGCTGGGGCCGCTCGTTACCTTGCATGAGTTCGGCCACTATCTTGTCGGCCGCCTCTTCGGCGTGAAGGCCGATGCCTTTTCGGTCGGCTTCGGCAAGGAAATCGCCGGCTTTACCGATCGGCGCGGTACGCGCTGGAAGCTCTCGGCGCTGCCGCTGGGCGGCTATGTGCAATTCGCAGGCGACATGAACCCGGCCAGCCAGCCCAGCGCGGAATGGCTTTCCCTGCCGGAGGAAGAACGCAACCGCACGTTCCAGTCCAAGCCGCTGTGGCAGCGCGCGCTGATCGTCGCCGCCGGACCCCTGACCAATTTCCTGATCGCGATTGCGATCCTCGGCAGCTTCAACCTGCTGTATGGCAAGCTCGTCACCCCGCCGGTGGTGGAAGTGGTGGCCGAAGGCAGCGCGGCGGCCGAAGCGGGCATCGAGCCGGGCGACCGCATCCTCTCCATCAACGGGCGCGAGATGCAGAGCTTCGAGGATCTGGCCCGCTGGGTCTCGCTCTATCCGGGCGAGCCGGTGACGGTGCGGCTGGAGCGCGACGGCGAAACGCGCAGCCTGCCCGCCGTGCTCGGCACGGTGCATGAGCAGGATCGCTTCGGCAATGAGTTCAAGATCGGCCAGCTCGGCATCGGCTCCAGCCAGCGGGAAGTGGCCGCCGTGGGGCCGGTCGAAGCCCTGGGCCTGGGTGTCACGCAGACCGGGGAAACGGTGCGGGCGATGGTCACGGGCATCTGGCAGATCGTGACCGGTCGCCGATCGGTGGAAGAGCTGGGCGGGCCGATCAAGATCGCCAAGTTCTCGGGCGAGCAGCTGAGCTTGGGATGGCGCAATTTCGTGGGTTTCGCGGCGCTGATCTCGATTAACTTGGCATTCATTAACCTGCTGCCAATTCCCGCGTTAGACGGCGGGCACCTGGCTTTCTACGCGGCCGAAGCGGTCCGCCGTAAACCAGCCAGCGCACGCAGTCAGGAATGGGCGTTCAAAACCGGCATAGCCTTCGTGCTCGCGCTGATGCTGTTCGTGACCATCAACGATATCGTCTCGCTGCCGATCTTCGGCAGCTAG
- the dxr gene encoding 1-deoxy-D-xylulose-5-phosphate reductoisomerase yields the protein MRSISILGATGSIGASTLDLIRRNRGEWRVVALTANCQARELARLAREFDAELAVVGDESCLGELREALAGSGIEAAGGREALCEAAGRPADLTVAAIVGCAGLGPTMRAIEQGGTIALANKEALVSAGDVMTAAVAHHGATLLPVDSEHNAIFQCLQGNKRSDVSRITLTASGGPLRLWSLDELARATPAQAVAHPNWDMGAKISVDSATMMNKGLELIEAHHLFPVGLDRLRILVHPQSVVHSMVEYRDGSTLAQLGPSDMRVPIASCLAWPERMDTPCLPLDLAGIGELTFFAPDEVRFPATRLAREAAEEGGSAPAVLNAANEVAVAAFLAGQIAFTQISAIVAQTLNRDRPPAPACLEDVMSVDAEARALTAEMLEPA from the coding sequence ATGCGTTCGATCTCGATCCTGGGCGCGACGGGCTCCATCGGCGCCTCGACGCTCGATCTCATTCGCCGCAACCGGGGTGAATGGCGGGTGGTGGCGCTCACCGCCAATTGCCAGGCCAGGGAACTGGCGCGTCTGGCGCGCGAGTTCGATGCGGAACTGGCGGTGGTGGGAGACGAGAGCTGCCTTGGCGAACTGCGCGAGGCGCTGGCCGGCAGCGGTATCGAGGCCGCGGGCGGGCGCGAGGCGCTGTGCGAGGCGGCGGGCCGCCCGGCGGACCTGACCGTGGCGGCGATCGTCGGCTGCGCCGGGCTCGGCCCGACGATGCGGGCGATCGAGCAGGGCGGCACCATCGCGCTGGCCAACAAGGAAGCGCTGGTTTCTGCGGGCGATGTGATGACGGCGGCGGTCGCGCATCACGGGGCCACGCTGCTGCCGGTCGATTCCGAACACAATGCGATCTTCCAGTGCCTGCAGGGCAACAAGCGATCCGACGTCAGCCGTATCACGCTGACCGCCAGCGGCGGGCCGTTGCGGCTGTGGAGCCTTGATGAACTTGCGCGGGCGACGCCGGCGCAGGCCGTGGCCCATCCCAATTGGGACATGGGGGCGAAGATCAGCGTCGATTCCGCCACCATGATGAACAAGGGGCTGGAACTGATCGAGGCGCATCACCTGTTCCCCGTGGGGCTCGACCGGCTGCGCATCCTCGTCCACCCGCAAAGCGTGGTGCATTCCATGGTCGAATATCGTGACGGCTCAACGCTGGCGCAGCTCGGCCCTTCGGACATGCGCGTGCCGATCGCCTCCTGCCTCGCCTGGCCGGAGCGGATGGACACGCCCTGCCTGCCGCTGGACCTTGCCGGCATCGGCGAGCTGACCTTTTTTGCGCCAGACGAAGTGCGCTTTCCGGCGACCAGGCTGGCGCGGGAAGCGGCGGAAGAGGGCGGTTCGGCGCCGGCCGTGCTCAATGCCGCGAATGAAGTGGCGGTGGCGGCCTTCCTCGCCGGTCAGATCGCGTTCACGCAAATTTCGGCAATTGTGGCGCAGACGCTGAATCGCGATCGCCCTCCCGCACCTGCCTGCCTCGAGGATGTCATGTCCGTCGATGCGGAGGCGCGGGCACTGACCGCCGAAATGCTGGAGCCTGCCTGA
- a CDS encoding phosphatidate cytidylyltransferase: MAEGESVPVPLAVRTSDLPVRAASAAVMLLVAGVALWLGGMVLDIFVALVAVVGFGEAALLIFRATPNLAVRLAGVLVAFFYIGLAASALAEMRPAMVLAVLGVVIATDTGAYFTGRRFGGPKIAPRISPSKTWSGLAGGMLGAGLVLACIGFAVGPQAGWEESARVSFATAAFFAGALLAIAAQAGDFLESWLKRKAGVKDSSRLIPGHGGVLDRVDGLLPVALIVGLSGAATAW; the protein is encoded by the coding sequence TTGGCGGAAGGTGAAAGCGTCCCCGTACCGCTGGCGGTAAGGACCTCGGACCTGCCCGTGCGGGCCGCTTCGGCGGCGGTAATGCTGCTGGTGGCCGGCGTCGCACTGTGGCTGGGCGGGATGGTGCTCGATATCTTCGTCGCGCTGGTCGCCGTGGTCGGCTTTGGCGAGGCGGCCCTGCTGATCTTTCGCGCAACGCCGAACCTTGCCGTGCGGCTGGCCGGCGTGCTGGTCGCGTTCTTCTACATCGGGCTGGCTGCCAGCGCGCTGGCGGAAATGCGCCCGGCGATGGTACTGGCCGTGCTGGGGGTGGTGATCGCCACCGACACCGGCGCCTATTTCACCGGCCGCCGCTTCGGCGGGCCGAAGATCGCGCCGCGGATCAGCCCTTCCAAGACCTGGTCCGGCCTTGCCGGGGGGATGCTGGGGGCCGGGCTGGTGCTGGCCTGCATCGGCTTTGCAGTGGGACCACAAGCCGGGTGGGAGGAGAGTGCAAGAGTTTCCTTTGCGACCGCCGCCTTTTTCGCCGGTGCCCTGCTGGCGATTGCGGCGCAGGCCGGAGATTTTCTGGAGAGTTGGCTCAAGCGCAAGGCCGGGGTGAAAGACAGCTCGCGGCTGATCCCGGGCCATGGCGGCGTGCTTGATCGCGTCGATGGATTGCTGCCGGTGGCGCTGATCGTCGGTCTCTCGGGAGCGGCGACGGCATGGTGA
- the uppS gene encoding polyprenyl diphosphate synthase — protein MDGNGRWAKQHRLPRVMGHRKGVEAVRSMVRALEPLGLDCVTLYAFSSENWKRPQDEISDLMGLMRRFIKSDLPEFLANDVRLRIIGDYKALEPDIVAMLEDALERTAKGTRTLAVALNYGSQQEIARAAARAAERGEVSVETISANLDTADLPPLDLLVRTSGELRLSNFLLWQAAYAEMWFTDVLWPDFTVGHLEEALASFAGRERRFGGR, from the coding sequence ATGGACGGGAACGGCCGCTGGGCGAAGCAGCACCGCCTGCCGCGCGTCATGGGGCATCGCAAGGGCGTGGAAGCGGTGCGCAGCATGGTGCGGGCGCTGGAGCCGCTCGGGCTCGACTGCGTCACGCTCTATGCCTTTTCCAGCGAGAACTGGAAGCGCCCGCAGGACGAGATCAGCGATCTGATGGGCCTGATGCGGCGCTTCATCAAAAGCGATCTGCCCGAATTTCTCGCCAATGACGTGCGGCTGAGGATTATCGGCGATTACAAGGCCTTGGAGCCGGATATTGTCGCCATGCTCGAAGATGCGCTGGAGCGCACGGCCAAGGGCACGCGCACGCTGGCGGTGGCGCTGAACTATGGCTCGCAGCAGGAAATCGCCCGCGCCGCGGCGCGCGCGGCCGAGCGGGGCGAGGTGAGCGTGGAGACGATCTCCGCCAATCTCGACACGGCCGATCTGCCGCCGCTGGATCTGCTGGTGCGCACGTCCGGCGAATTGCGCCTGTCCAATTTCCTGCTGTGGCAGGCGGCCTATGCCGAAATGTGGTTCACCGACGTGCTGTGGCCCGATTTCACTGTCGGCCATCTGGAAGAGGCGCTGGCGAGCTTTGCCGGACGGGAGCGGCGTTTTGGCGGAAGGTGA
- the frr gene encoding ribosome recycling factor: MAKYDKADIERRMQGAVDSLKGDLSGLRTGRANVALLDPVVVEVYGSMMPLNQVATVNTPEPRMLSVQVWDKANVIAVEKGIAHAGLGLNPMIDGQTLRLPIPDLTQERRKELAKLAGQYAEKAKIAIRNVRRDGMEALKEDEKKKDISEDDRKRLEEEVQKMTDRFVADVDAAAAAKEKEILQQ; encoded by the coding sequence ATGGCGAAATATGACAAGGCCGACATCGAACGTCGGATGCAGGGAGCGGTGGACAGCCTGAAGGGAGACCTTTCCGGCCTGCGCACCGGGCGTGCCAATGTGGCGCTGCTCGATCCCGTGGTGGTGGAGGTCTATGGCTCCATGATGCCGCTGAACCAGGTCGCCACGGTGAACACGCCCGAACCGCGCATGCTGAGCGTGCAGGTGTGGGACAAGGCGAATGTGATCGCGGTAGAAAAGGGCATTGCCCACGCCGGACTCGGCCTCAACCCGATGATCGACGGCCAGACGCTGCGCCTGCCGATCCCCGACCTGACCCAGGAACGCCGCAAGGAGCTGGCGAAGCTCGCCGGGCAATATGCCGAAAAGGCCAAGATCGCGATCCGCAATGTCCGCCGCGACGGGATGGAAGCGCTGAAGGAAGACGAGAAGAAGAAGGACATCTCCGAGGACGATCGCAAGCGTCTGGAAGAGGAAGTCCAGAAGATGACCGATCGCTTCGTGGCCGATGTCGATGCCGCCGCTGCCGCCAAGGAGAAGGAAATCCTGCAGCAGTGA